From the genome of Plasmodium malariae genome assembly, chromosome: 9, one region includes:
- the AOS1 gene encoding ubiquitin activating enzyme (E1) subunit Aos1, putative, with the protein MGNNEEWEKEKIYDRQLRLWGVKAQNRMLKSSVLIIGLSGINIEICKNLILNGINLTIIDDNIVDEEMIENIFFLNELDINNYVCLSIFKELKSINQLIDIKAYIGRMDISNDKIILEKELIYKKEEDIKYEEKEQCVAIEEYIANYTSVCISCEEYPLYKLININELCHQKNIGFFAPMCNGKFAFLFSDFGNHVIEESYYKMKTNSNVVNSSNKKSDESYYEKSKDDEKNKQTCIEINYCKLSHFLKVPFENFDKKTNKIIFLIFALILFEEHKKFNKDNKEIDEQEFYNFCNNYKLPNNKQNLREISKTYKVTFSPSCSIMGGVTAQEIRKFVSKQHESIPNFCVFDMNQNVVCTSMIS; encoded by the coding sequence ATGGGAAATAATGAGGAATGggagaaggaaaaaatttacGATCGTCAGTTGAGGTTATGGGGTGTGAAGGCACAAAACCGTATGTTGAAATCCAGTGTGTTAATCATTGGATTAAGTGGtataaatattgaaatatgtaaaaatctTATTTTGAATGGCATAAATTTAACCATAATTGATGACAACATTGTTGATGAGGAAATgatagaaaatattttttttctgaacgaacttgatataaataattatgtttgtttatctatttttaaagaattaaaaagtataaatcaGTTAATAGATATTAAGGCTTATATTGGACGAATGGATATTTCAAATGATAAGATTATTCTTGAgaaagaattaatatataaaaaagaagaggatataaaatatgaagaaaaagaacaatGTGTGGCAATAGAAGAGTATATAGCTAACTACACTTCGGTATGTATTTCCTGTGAAGAGTACcctttatataaattaataaatataaatgagtTATGccatcaaaaaaatattggtTTCTTTGCACCTATGTGCAATGGGAaatttgcttttttattttcagaCTTTGGAAATCATGTAATTGAGGAATcgtattataaaatgaaaacaaacaGTAATGTAGTTAACAGTAGCAATAAGAAGAGTGATGAAAGTTATTACGAAAAAAGTAAGgatgatgaaaaaaacaaacaaacctGTATTGAAATAAATTACTGTAAATTgtctcattttttaaaagtaccttttgaaaattttgataagaaaacaaataaaataattttccttatttttgcCTTAATATTGTTTGaggaacataaaaaattcaataaaGACAATAAAGAAATTGATGAACAGGAATTTTATAACTtctgtaataattataaattaccAAATAATAAGCAAAATTTAAGAGAAATTTCCAAAACGTACAAGGTTACCTTTTCTCCGTCCTGCTCAATCATGGGTGGTGTAACTGCACAGGAAATTCGAAAATTTGTATCAAAGCAACATGAGTCTATTCCGAATTTCTGCGTTTTTGACATGAACCAGAATGTCGTTTGTACGTCCATGATTTCGTGA
- the PmUG01_09053700 gene encoding transcription initiation factor IIF subunit beta, putative → MTSAKESDGLSKAFLKNKNIKLIKVPKFVSNKWLNYNHKDIVGLFEQNNNSEISTLYIQKDDSDKVKKLTCNKNNTVNTYILKQNKVSLKPSKSTNQSNSNASDTTYENSNQSKGKININNPVKESTERNKEVDYVICADIIKNCEHTYSFLPILDEDYSLVLKERHYNTNVKKNRFTIIETRNEENIDSTQTLFKYYTTDDNIKNENNKDNKYLKNNSSTTTITTTSNNNKRMLFESDNNLVSSSASKQKLKQAKKMQVFDLDKTKISMFKIFEKEGKKGVPFSIFTKSFNIPSNYLKNILEEIAVKRKRLSDKKSVYYLKDYVS, encoded by the coding sequence ATGACAAGTGCGAAAGAGAGCGATGGATTGTCAAAAgcatttttgaaaaacaaaaacataaaGCTGATAAAGGTACCAAAATTTGTGTCAAATAAATGGCTAAATTATAATCATAAGGATATTGTGGGTTTATTTGaacaaaataacaatagtGAAATTTCCACGTTATATATTCAGAAGGATGATAGtgataaagtaaaaaaattaacatgtaataaaaacaatacggttaatacttatatattaaaacaaaataaagtgTCGTTAAAACCAAGTAAGAGTACAAACCAGTCAAATAGCAATGCGAGTGATACAACATATGAAAATTCAAATCAGAGCAAaggtaaaattaatataaataatcctGTAAAGGAATCAACAGAGAGGAATAAAGAAGTGGATTATGTTATATGTGcagatattataaaaaattgtgaaCATACTTATTCCTTCTTACCAATATTAGATGAGGATTATTCTTTAGTTTTAAAGGAAAGACATTATAACAcgaatgtaaaaaaaaataggtttACCATTATAGAAACaagaaatgaagaaaatatagaTTCTACACAAACATTATTTAAGTATTATACAACTgatgataatataaagaatgaaaataataaagataataaatatcttaaaaataatagtagtacTACGACTATCACTACTactagtaataataacaaaagaaTGCTTTTCGAAAGTGACAACAACTTAGTTTCATCTTCTGCGTCaaagcaaaaattaaaacaagcTAAAAAAATGCAAGTTTTTGATTtagataaaacaaaaattagtatgtttaaaatatttgaaaaagaGGGGAAAAAGGGGGTAcccttttccatttttacaaaaagttttaatattccatcaaattatttaaaaaatatattggaAGAAATAGCtgtgaaaagaaaaaggttATCAGATAAAAAATCGGTGTACTACTTGAAGGATTACGTTAGTTAG
- the PmUG01_09053800 gene encoding apicoplast import protein Tic20, putative codes for MIKLLIIHILIYFLLITNVLSFQNSQKGKVYNVTKISSKSYATWTNADNKKSVKLFYSLKKNNRTNNSTQKYQINASLKEKINLIFHGESDITMLDKLIASTSYILPFMDAIQAFVMPLINILPISLHKYLFQIEKINQIYSSIPFLSFVTFMGLYFFFVKENKFKFHYFIRYHHMQSLILSMFGYALALFYFRVFPYSYNDTDIFNLTILYSTMSIYFGSLIIPFIASLLGYYIEIPVISEAIKLHIGEKKTHIEDI; via the exons ATGATTAAacttttaataattcatatattaatatattttctattaattaCGAACGTATTGTCTTTTCAAAATtcacaaaaaggaaaagtttATAATGTAACAAAAATCAGCTCGAAAAGTTATGCTACGTGGACAAATGCAGATAAcaaaaaaagtgtaaaattattttattccttaaagaaaaataatagaacaaATAATAGCACACAAAAATATCAAATTAATGCTtctttaaaggaaaaaattaatttaatatttcatgGAGAAAGTGATATAACAATGTTAGACAAGCTTATAGCCTCCACTAGTTATATTCTTCCTTTTATGGATGCTATTCAA GCCTTCGTCATGCCACTCATAAACATCCTTCCAATTTCTCTACACAA ATATTTATTCCAAATTGAGAAAATAAACCAGATATACTCCTCCATTCCGTTTTTATCATTTGTTACATTTATGggtttatatttctttttcgttaaggaaaataaattcaaatttcattattttattaggtATCATCACATGCAG AGCCTCATATTATCCATGTTCGGTTATGCATTAGCATTATTTTACTTCCGAGTTTTTCCATATTCTTATAATGACACAGATATCTTTAActtaacaatattatattctaCTATGTCTATTTACTTTGGTTCCTTAATTATTCCTTTCATCGCATCTTTGCTTGGATA TTACATTGAAATTCCCGTCATATCAGAAGCCATTAAATTGCACATAGGTGAAAAGAAAACACATATCGAggatatataa